The Manis javanica isolate MJ-LG chromosome 13, MJ_LKY, whole genome shotgun sequence region TGCACTAGTCAGTTGTTGACTTCTACCTGCCTTGACCTCTAGACATTGTGGCTCACCTCTGTCTGATATGacattgtgtgtatgtgaatccccagggcctggcacagagtacgGGACTCATTAGTTGCTTGTCAACGGATATTAAATGAAACATGTTCAAGTACTTAAAGATACCCTACTAATAAAAAAGGTGGAGAAAATTGATGAAGGCATTTACCATGTAGCTTGGTATTTAAAGATGAAAGGAAGATTTTATGTAAAGTGTTAATTTTTTCAATAACTGGAAGTAAAAGGAGAGAAACTTTGCAAGGTAAATGAAATTCAGTTAGAAAAGTAACAGGAAAGTTCAGAGGGACCTGTACCGCCTCAGCATGATCTGCCCCCGTAAAAGCAGGCCACTAATACATGAGACaaaaagaatttattaaaaattagctAAATCTAATGCAGTACATGAGTCACCtttgaagtaaaatattttataaagtctagaaaatatttcaaatgacaaaaagtaaaagaaaatttgttttcagtatatcagataaaaaagaaagaaccccCCCACCAAACTACTCTCAAGGTGAATTGTGAAGGAAAACAATAGGAGTTTCTATAATCTTTCCAAAGAGTCAGCTTTTATTATTAGAAGGCAAGGtgaaaatagaattaaagggaaatCATGTAAGTTGACTTTAAAAATTGAATGTTCAAGTAAACATGGTCTGATAAAATACTTCCTAATGTATATAAAGAGTTTGAATTGCTTTGGAAACCATTCGGCTCCTAAGCCTTAGCCAGTTTGGAATAGAGTAATTCAGAAAACCACAAACAACTTGGTTTAGTTTTTAATGCTGGGAAAGATAATAAACCATAATGGGAATTGAGCGATAGGATTTTTCAAGTTCAAAGGCCTTTTATATCATGATAGAAACAGATGTCCTAGAATTTGAAGTTAACCCACGAAATCAGTGATTAGACGTTAAGACCAAAGGCATGTGGACAGACTCCATTTCTACATAAACTTTATTGTTTGACTGTCTTGCCAATTTAAGTGTGCGTGGTATTGgaggaaaaaattgttttaatgaatACACATGGCAGaggttttttaaatgaagataccTAGTGCTGGTGGGGCATAATAAAATGGGCAGTCTTactcctatttaaaaaaacaaatttaactgagtaaatttgaagaccTAAAGATGGCTTTATTCAGCCACTGTGCCTCAGGCAGCTTCCCATCCAGCAAGTGGGAGGGAACTGGGAGGAGATGCCTGGAACAGAAGGACCTTACAGGCCGAAGGGGTAGGACAGGGGGTTCTtagcaagagaaaataaagggtTGTTTTGGGCAGAGTCGCCTTCCTTTAGGGGGAATCACCACTCTAGTGCTAATCAGGAAATTCCAGATTGACTGGTTTAAAATTCTACTCCTGGGAGAGATGAGACTGCAGTTAGGTATTAAGTCTGGATGGTGGGGTTTTTAGCAAAAGTGTCTCCGTTTTGGGCCTGCTGTCTCTTTTTAACCCTGTGTGCTATGGGTGAGAATGAATGCTGCTTAAACTACTGCACCTCAGATCTGGAGAGCTTGTTAGAGATGCAGATTCTGAATCAgtctgaggtggggcctgggaaCCTACATTAGGAGGGCCTCCCTGGTGCAGGCTCTGAGGTGCCCAGAGGCTGCCCTGAGGGTGCACAAGTATAAGGCTCTGAAATGGGCTTAGCCTTTGGCCCGACATTCCCTGGGACTTACCCTGTGGTAGCAGTCGGAGCAGCCACACATAGCTAAGAGCTCACTGGGTGTCAGGCCTGGTGCTAAGCCCTTACCTTTTCTCATACGATCCTCATGAGGGCTCTCTAAGGTGGGTGTAATTATAATCCTCTTTTTTCCAGGGGACCTAAGGCTTTCAGAAAGGCTGCCAAGCAGCCCAAGGTCTGGCAGCTGGGTGATGACTGCGTCAGGGTGTGGAGGGTCTCTGCCTCTTCCTGCTGGGCAGCACTGTGTCCTACGACGTGGACTGGGTTTGCCTGCAAGGACCACGTCTCATGGCCATTGTGAAACAAGCCACGGTGTAGTAACGGCAGGCAGAGGCAGCCACCACAAACACCAAGTTTAAGGGGCATCTGATAAGGAAAATGTGTACGAAACTATATTTAGTGCAAAATTTAGGACAGTTTATTAGAAGGACCCCAAgtttataaaaacaaaccaaaaacctctctgcatttatattatgtatatttaaaatgccaaaggaaaattATCAAAGGTTTGACAGTGGTTTTTATCACTGAATGGCTTTGAGTGATtgcagttttcttctttatacttttctatgTTCTGTAACTCTTACACCATGAATATATATTACCAACTTCTTGACCTTTTTATCTGAAATGCATCATATATAAGAATGAATATATGTGGTGAAAATATGTAGTCTATTTAGAATAATAAAACGAATACCCATCTATTCAGCCCTCAGCCTAAGGAACAGACATCACTAAGACTCCTGCGGTGGTCTGTgccttccctcctgcccacaTCCCTCCCAAGGGGAGCCTTACTCTGAATTTGTATTATGATTCCACATTTTTCATTACTGTTTTACTACATATGCACATATCTCTAAATAAACTATTGTTCGGGTCATACCAATATAAATGCTTGCATGCAGTGTGCaacaattcctttttttccccacacatTTACCCATTGGAACATTGGCTATGTGTTCCTTTCAATCAGAAAAAACAGTGGCTTAGGCACATGCCATGATGTGGGAAAACCAGTGTTGGAGCTTTTGTATCAAGGGTGGAAGCTGTGTCAGTGTCGCTGGGGCTGTGTGACTGTCCGTCCTTGCAGGTACGTCAACAGCAGCCTCATCAAGTACATGGAGAAGCACAAGGTGAAGCCTGACAGCAAAGTGTTCCTCCTGGTAGGTGCACAAAAGCTGGGTCTGGAGagccacaccccaccccaccccaccccgtggAAGTGTCCCTGctatttctcctctttaaaaagaaaagaaattggtgGCTGCTGGggcaaattaatatttttcttctcagatGTCACCTTTGACTTCTAGTCTTATTTTCTCCCCATGGGTTAttggcagaaaaaaaattaattttaaaagagcttTAATGGTAATGATTCCTGCCAGTTTCACGTGTGTGGTGTACAAATGGCATTTGATGTTAATCCTGGTACACTTCAATGCAAAAGTCAAAACTGACTTGTAAGCAACCTTTCCACGTGCTGCCAATTTCCTGTTGCTGTAGCTTCAGAAACTCCTTACCATGGATCCGACCAAGAGAATCACATCAGAGCAGGCTCTGCAGGACCCCTACTTTCAGGAGGACCCCCTGCCGACGCTGGAGTACGTAGCCTGCCTTTCCTGGGTCCTCTGCTCCAGGTCGAGGGTGGGGGTGCGGGAAGCACTTGTTGCTGGAGGGTTTTGCTCTCTTCATTCTACTGCCCCAGAGATAAACTGCTCAAGAGAGAAGGCCTGTGTTTCAAACCAGGCAAAGCTGTAGAGAGAtgtgaataaaaaattttaggaaTGACCATTCATGAGTTTTACAGATAAAGATGAAATCTAGAACAGAGGGCACTTCTGCAGGTAGATAAGGCATCCAGACCAGTTTAAACCAAACCACTAGGAAACAGTTTAAAATTCTGCGTGTCCACTGCACTGTGGAAGCCCTCTACTTCCCCACCTGTTACACTTCTGTGCATGAGCTCTGCTTGAATTTAGTAGAGACACAGattttcttgagaaaaaaaatgtattttcattgttGGAGCAACACAAGTCCAGTTATTTTCAGTGCTGATGAAGTCGTGTGGAGACTTCCCTGTTGCATGTCAGCCGGCCGACAGCAGCCGAGATTCATTGAAAGTGGGGGGAGTGTCAAACTTGGCCAATTGTTCGTATCGCTCAAATTAAGTTGTATGGGGGCCACAGATGAAGAGTAGGAAGTAGATTGTAAAAAAGCAGAATTTCACACCAACAAGGCAGTGATATTGTGGATTTTAGACCATGACGTgtatttttgaaatgatttttagtGTGTTTGCTGGCTGCCAGATCCCATACCCCAAACGAGAATTCCTGAATGAAGACGAACCCGAGGAGAAGGGTGACAAGGTAGGGCGTGCCCGGCGCTCCTGCACTGCCAGAGGCGTGCCGGGGGCCGAGGGGCTGTGCGCGGGCCCCCTGTGCGCGACAGCCTTTTATGATGTGTTACTGAACGTGCGCCTCGCCGTTTGAGTCTGTAAGTTTACGGGTAAACGGGCCCCTGTCCTGCCCTACGGTCCGTTCGCCTCGATCCTGAATGCCTGCTTTCTGCCTCTTCCGTGTGTTGCCACCACTTGACAGTTTGGAAGCATCCTTTTTGTTCACTGCAGTAGGGTTGGGCAGGCCCGCCACGCCCACCCTTGTCCCGGGCCTGGCCGAAAAGCCCGAGGGGGCCGTGGTGCTGGCGAGGAGCCCACACCGTCTGTGGTGGGTTTGGGGGTCGTGCAGGCCCAGTGAGCTGGGGGAGCCCCGGCCGACTGCCCCTGGCCCCCCAGGTGTTCCCCCGCCACCGTGTCCTTGCGGGCGGCGGTGGCCCCGGACCCCTGGTGCCTCCCGACCCCTCTTTGGCCCCGAGGCCCTGCGGGCACCGTGCTGAGCCGCTCTTTTCCTTTGCAAGaacccgccgccgccgccgaacCAGCACCAGCCGCCCGCAGGTGCGCCTGGCCCACCGGTCCCCACGCAGAGCAGCGCGCAGACTAACGGAGCGGGGGCGCTGCCCAGTCAGGACTCTGGCCTGGGCCCCGGGCCCCCCAAGAAGCCGCGGCTCGGGCCGTCGGGGGCGAGCTCAGGCGGACCCGCCGCGCCGCCCGACTACCAGGTACCGGCCGTCCGCGCAGCGCGGGGGCGGAGGACGGGTGCTGGGAATCCCTGCAAGCCGACCGGCCGAGGGCCACGCTCGTGGGGTCCAGCAGGCGGCCCGCTCCCCTCCAGGCCCCTGAAGCCCCCTGCAGCCGGGAGTGGGCGCGGGCGTCTGCGCCTCCGACCGGGCCTTGCTGACCTGGGTGCGGGCAGGTGCGGAGCCGGGGCGCCCGCCTGCTGCCCCCCGTGTCCCGCGCGCGTCCGTCACCGGCCCTGGTGGAGCTGCCGGGCCGGGTCTCGTCTGTGAAAGCCGAGGACCCGCACCCAGCGCGGCACTGCAGGGCTTTTGAGCGGAAAGAATGCTTTTCCATGCTAAGCTTAAAAAGAAAACGTAGTTAGAATTTCAGATTTTGAAAGGGTTCTTGGCCAGCGCAGCTCGTCGGGTCCGTGACCCAGGAAGCCGCCAAAGGCCGTTGTTCTCACCGCGCGGTCCGACCACCTTGTCCCCGGGCGGGCGTCACAGCCCATCTGCGGCCTTTGCCCAGAGCGGGGGCTCTGCTGACTTGTCCCCGTGGCCCCTAGTGCCTCCTCCAGGTCGTGTGCACCTTCAACCCAGAGCAATGGTTCTGGTGTGTGTGATGCCTCCCGCGCCCCCCGGGAGGACCAGCCTTCTGAGCGCAGCCCGAGGCGCCGGCCCCCAGTCCTGACCCCGGATAAACTTTCCTTCTCTGCGCTGTGTCATGCTTGCCCCGGGTGCTCCCGGCGGATCGCCTCGTGTAAGGCGATGCACAAACACGGAATTGGGTCACGTTTGTCTCTGCCTCCTCGTAGGGCATCTTCACGTGTGACAGTGCGCGGATGCCCCGGAGCTCATGGAGCCcgctgcccctctgcccctgcccctctgcccctctgtcctgcagccctTCTGCTCCTCTGCGCCTGCCCCGCTGCCCTGCCTTGTCAGCGTGCTGCCCTCCCACCGTAGCCTCCGCCCCTGAGAACTCTGCTCTACGGACTCTGTGATCACACCTTTGCTGTTTGTAATGAGATTCGCAGCACGTCAGTTCCATTACGCATGCCAGGGATGAGTATGCGAGATCGCTCATTCCTGTTGGCAAATCTGTGCCGAGCAGCGGGTCCCAGCAGTCTGCCCTCCGCCTTCCCCGGCCAGTGCAGCCTGTGCCCCAAGGAAGTCCAGCCAGATGCGGTTGTGGCGGTGGGTGGCAGGCTGAGGTTTGAAATAAGCGAGATGCGTGAACAGACTAGTTAGCGGTCAGCCAGGGGGGTTCTGAGCCGGAGCCTCCGGTGGAGACAGCCTGGGACCGTCCCGTCGTGAGGGGCCCCACGCCGCCCCCTTGCCCCAGTAACCGCCCTGCCGGTTTCCTTCCAGCACTCCGGTTCTCGCCTGAGCTACCAAGGCAGCGCCCAGGGGTCGTCCCAGTCGCAGAGCACCCTAGGCTACTCCTCGTCTCAGCAGGGCGCGCAGTACCACCCCGCCCACCAGGCCCACCGGTACTGAGCCGCCCCGCCCGGAGCTCCCGCTCCAGCCACGTGACGTCTGCTCTGAACAGAACAGGAACGCAGGCCGGGAGGCCGTGCCAAGCGCCCGCGCCCAGGAGGCGCACTGGACGCCGCCCTCCCTTACCTACTTGGGGGAGAGTTTTGCGATGCTTCCCGGGACCCTCCGCTGCGTGTGTTCCGCCGTGACCTCTCTGACGAAGCGTCTGATCTAATCCCAGCACTTCCGTGACCTTCAGCATCTTTTGGAAGAGTTTCCTGGTGCACCTTTCTCATGCTGTAGCAATCACTCTGATACGTCTTTTCAAAGCTCTTTTAATAGGATTTTAATGTTTTAGAAACAGGGCTCCAGTGGTATATAGTTTTATATGTCAAGAACCGATTGAGCAACATAGGTAAAAACACCTTTTCAAGCACTATGTTCCTTTCGGAAACAGTTACTGCTTTGCTCGCGGAAGTCTTAACGAGGAGCTGTCGCCGTCCCAAAGTACGTTGGCTGTTAGGTTTCTGTTTACCTAGTTTCAGGGAAGGCCTAATGAAAAGACACATGGCGGGGCAGAGGGGCCTCCACGCCAGACAGCCCAGATCTTTGCAGTTACTCTGCTTGGTGCTATGAAGACCTGAAGCATGTGCTGGTTTTATCTAGTCGTCCATGGGGAGCTCAGTTCCCAGCATCATCTTATTCTGAAGAGTATCAGCAGCTAAAGATAATTTTAACCTTCGTGTAGCGACATCTACCTTAAAAAGGGTTTGAGCGCTTTGGCGACAGAGGCCCCTGGTGGCCACAGAAGGCTGACGTGGCCACTTACCTGCGCCAGGACTTTGTAGGAGTGATGTGGTCAAAGGAGGTGCTGCTTCCCTTTGAAGGAAGAGCTTTTCGTGTGTGTCGTACATAACGATGGCTTCTCTAAAGAGCTCTTGGTTTCTTCACATCTGGGTTAGCTTGAGTAACTCCTTACGTAATCAAGATACTCAAATAGAAGCCTGCAaattaatctgcttttaatcaaGAGCAGTGTTCTCCATTCATATTTGCGTTAGACATAGAGACTATTTTTAAAGCatgttaaaaatgtagattttaatCCTGTGTAAAGTATGTATTATGTATGCATAATTTTGCCATTACTGAAATTTAATTCTATCAAGAATCTTTTCATTGCACTGAATGCTTGCTTTTGCCCTTAGGAGAAAATGTAATAATTGTGCCTAAAAAGCTGTGGGCGGATAGTATAAAACTGTACTAGAAAAAGTGCGATTTGCGTTTCCGTGATCTGTGAATTAGAGGCTGAGTTCTTAGCCAGGGCAAGGAACCCCTCACTCCCCAGAGTcacaaggaaatgtaaagacTGTGCTCCCACTGGACCAGAAGGGGCAACAGTTGGTGTTCTTGGAATGCTACTAGCAGCACCAGCCTTGTTTTAAACGTTTTCTTGAGCTAGAAGAAATAGTTGACTATTGTATATGCAagttatatgcatttttttaactCTTCGTTGTGAACTTATCTACCTGGTTATGATACTCTGGGTCCATACACAAGTAAAATAAGATTTTCAGACAGAAGCCAGTATACACTTTGCACTATTGATGTAATACTATAGCCAGCAAGGACCTTACTTTTCTCAGCATAATAATGCTATTGATGATAAAGACCCTCTGCTGACACTCACCACCACTGGATGTGAGACAGTGGATGTGCCCTGTTGGGAGGCATTTCTGATTGTCTCCATGGTAATTTGCCCcttctatttcttaaaatgagaaatgaatagCCCTCTGCATACGGAGCTCCCTGTGTGTGAAGTTCCCCCTGTGCCCTGAAGCCTCCCTGCCCAGGTTCCTGGTCCCCAGctgctccctgtgccccctccaggTGCCCAGGGCATGTGAGTGGAAGGCATGTGAATGCAGACGCACGTCTGTCCTTTGGAGCCTGTGATCGAGGCCGAGGTGGGAGGCTCTCCCGGGACGGTTGGCCTACAAGTGAAACAGTCCTAGAATGCGAAGTTCCTTTTGTTCACTTCTAAACCCACTTGTGTAGAGTCACTGTTCCAGCTTCTCTCTACTAAACCGTGTTACGGAGAGGTTTCTGTTTATCTACCTTTGAGAAAGCCAGCAGTTAGGTATCAGGACAGGCATTCATGTGTATTTGGAACACCCACGGCagcccttcaacagctggtggcCCCGGTGGGCAGACCACACTCTTCCAGGTTGGTCGTAGGAAATTCTAACGGACATAGAGGCTCTGTTCCTGCCCTCTTGGGGGGCttacatttgataaaaaaaaCCCAAGCCCGTGCAGGAGCCGAAATGCCGTGGCTCATGCCTGACACTCCCAAGCGGCTCTGCTCGCAGAGCTGCAGCGCCAGGTTCTGCCACGGGACCCCTGCCTCCCTCGTGCACGGTGGGCTGTGGGCCCGTGACAGGAGCTGCTGGGGGCTTTGTCAGCTGCCCCTGGGTCCCGTGCTCACGGCAGAGCCAGCATCCCATCCCCGCTGCACCCCGGGTGGGTTTCTGGTTGCTGGTGGGTCCCGGCCCTTCTCTCCTGAGTTCTTGCCTCGGACTTGGTGGTGCCCATTACCCTTTGGAATAATTTTGgttcattatttccttttctctgtgaaGGGGAACAAAACCTTTAACACCTTACGGGCCCTAAACTGCAGGACCTCAAAGAAGACCTGTAAAGCCTGGTCATGTTAAAATGTACCTTTGTGGTCCCCAAAAGACATTTCTCTTTGAGAGTTTATTACTGTCACATCTCCTGAGAACAGAGGGGGGCATCCTGTAGTCTGTGGGACCCCGAACCAGGGGAGGCCATCGAAGGAAAGAAGGTGTCAGGGTGAAGGGTTTCTGCTCTCCCCACCACAGATCATTTTTCGAGTGAGCTTGctggtgaggtgtgtgtgtggtccAAGGGCAGCGGAGCCCGAGGGAGGGCAGCCAGGTGGCGGGGCTGACGCCGTGGGGCAGACACAGTCCTTGTGGTGAAGCATGTCATGTGGGAACACACGTGCAAAGCCAAGGACCTGTAGGTTTAAACCCATATGATTTTAAAACTTTAGTACTTAGACTTTTGGCCTTCTGCACTAGTTTTTTGCTCTTATAAATGTAATTGACATTTAGGAATAGAGGGGTGATGTTTACCTGTGTGTGTTCACTGGCTTGTGTCCCTGGTGAAGCAACTTAGCTGTATGCCTTGAAAATGTGCCGTTTTCTCTgctaaatgtaaaagaaatagtTGGGCAATAAGTACTGCAGCTCAGTCTGCTCTGAGTACATTTATGTAGCAGAAACTATACAATGAAGGAAGAATTCTGTGAACGTTGCAAATCCTAAACTCAATGATGTTACCTTCCTAGGGGATGGAGGAAGGCAGTGAAATGACAGACTATAGGAGGCTTGAAGGATTCAAGTATAAcaagtattttatataaaacaaagcaGTTTAGGTCCCCAGGATCTTCCATAGTCACAATTATAAAGCAAAGTTCGTTgttttaggattttaaaaaactgtgttgTACCTAATGCCATACTTATCTTCTATGCTATCACTGCAAAGGGGTGATGtgtattatatgaaaaaaatcctAATGCACTGTTATCTcctaaatatttagtaaattaatactatttaatttttttaaagatctgtcTGTGTAGACACTAAAAGTATTACACAAAATCTGGACAGAAGATGTCCTTTTTAACAACAATTTAAAGTACTTTTTATATATGCCATGTAGTTTATCCTTTCTAAGCGGCCTAGTTTGTAGATCCCATAACTCCTGTTGTGATGTGTGCCCGTGGCTGTCTCCCTCTCCCGTCGCTGTCTGCACGCCTGGCTCTGCAGTCCGCGCTCTGCTGCGGGTGTGCGTTCCCTGCCGCAGCCCTGGGGGGCGCGGGCCGGGCATTCCTGCTTCTGAGCTGTCCTGCCAGCCTTCCTGAAATGACTGTTGAACTGAAATAAATCacatcacatttattttatactcttGGTTGTAATAAAACTTAA contains the following coding sequences:
- the CDK19 gene encoding cyclin-dependent kinase 19 isoform X5 — protein: MSACREIALLRELKHPNVIALQKVFLSHSDRKVWLLFDYAEHDLWHIIKFHRASKANKKPMQLPRSMVKSLLYQILDGIHYLHANWVLHRDLKPANILVMGEGPERGRVKIADMGFARLFNSPLKPLADLDPVVVTFWYRAPELLLGARHYTKAIDIWAIGCIFAELLTSEPIFHCRQEDIKTSNPFHHDQLDRIFSVMGFPADKDWEDIRKMPEYPTLQKDFRRTTKNSGLGTCHDVGKPVLELLYQGWKLCQCRWGCVTVRPCRYVNSSLIKYMEKHKVKPDSKVFLLLQKLLTMDPTKRITSEQALQDPYFQEDPLPTLDVFAGCQIPYPKREFLNEDEPEEKGDKNPPPPPNQHQPPAGAPGPPVPTQSSAQTNGAGALPSQDSGLGPGPPKKPRLGPSGASSGGPAAPPDYQGIFTCDSARMPRSSWSPLPLCPCPSAPLSCSPSAPLRLPRCPALSACCPPTVASAPENSALRTL
- the CDK19 gene encoding cyclin-dependent kinase 19 isoform X6 — encoded protein: MDYDFKAKLAAERERVEDLFEYEGCKVGRGTYGHVYKARRKDGKDEKEYALKQIEGTGISMSACREIAKPANILVMGEGPERGRVKIADMGFARLFNSPLKPLADLDPVVVTFWYRAPELLLGARHYTKAIDIWAIGCIFAELLTSEPIFHCRQEDIKTSNPFHHDQLDRIFSVMGFPADKDWEDIRKMPEYPTLQKDFRRTTKNSGLGTCHDVGKPVLELLYQGWKLCQCRWGCVTVRPCRYVNSSLIKYMEKHKVKPDSKVFLLLQKLLTMDPTKRITSEQALQDPYFQEDPLPTLDVFAGCQIPYPKREFLNEDEPEEKGDKNPPPPPNQHQPPAGAPGPPVPTQSSAQTNGAGALPSQDSGLGPGPPKKPRLGPSGASSGGPAAPPDYQGIFTCDSARMPRSSWSPLPLCPCPSAPLSCSPSAPLRLPRCPALSACCPPTVASAPENSALRTL
- the CDK19 gene encoding cyclin-dependent kinase 19 isoform X3; translation: MEYSLKDEKEYALKQIEGTGISMSACREIALLRELKHPNVIALQKVFLSHSDRKVWLLFDYAEHDLWHIIKFHRASKANKKPMQLPRSMVKSLLYQILDGIHYLHANWVLHRDLKPANILVMGEGPERGRVKIADMGFARLFNSPLKPLADLDPVVVTFWYRAPELLLGARHYTKAIDIWAIGCIFAELLTSEPIFHCRQEDIKTSNPFHHDQLDRIFSVMGFPADKDWEDIRKMPEYPTLQKDFRRTTKNSGLGTCHDVGKPVLELLYQGWKLCQCRWGCVTVRPCRYVNSSLIKYMEKHKVKPDSKVFLLLQKLLTMDPTKRITSEQALQDPYFQEDPLPTLDVFAGCQIPYPKREFLNEDEPEEKGDKNPPPPPNQHQPPAGAPGPPVPTQSSAQTNGAGALPSQDSGLGPGPPKKPRLGPSGASSGGPAAPPDYQGIFTCDSARMPRSSWSPLPLCPCPSAPLSCSPSAPLRLPRCPALSACCPPTVASAPENSALRTL